Proteins found in one Amycolatopsis umgeniensis genomic segment:
- a CDS encoding VOC family protein, with protein MTARLVNLVFDSALPRDLAGFWEGLFSWDAPFEPAFRSEAGPKRGKNRLHLDLASRSPEHQAELVDRALSLGARHIDVGQGPPEEKRVPWVVLADPEGNEFCVLEPREQYAGTGAIASVVTDALDPERLARFWSAALGWPIGVREESIVGLRPPDGRGPWIEFLATDEEKRHRNRLRFEIAPRRSGSRVAEVRRLRELGATGLGSTKQGSTKQGSTKQGGEAMADPEGNEFSVLTRR; from the coding sequence GTGACAGCACGCCTGGTGAACCTGGTCTTCGACTCGGCCCTTCCCAGAGATCTGGCGGGTTTCTGGGAAGGGCTGTTCAGCTGGGACGCCCCGTTCGAACCGGCCTTCCGCTCCGAGGCGGGCCCCAAACGGGGCAAAAACCGGCTGCATCTGGATCTGGCGAGCCGTTCGCCGGAGCACCAGGCGGAGCTGGTGGATCGTGCGCTGTCCCTCGGCGCGCGGCACATCGACGTCGGCCAGGGCCCGCCGGAGGAGAAACGGGTCCCGTGGGTGGTGCTGGCGGATCCCGAGGGCAACGAGTTCTGCGTCCTCGAGCCCCGCGAGCAGTACGCGGGCACCGGCGCGATCGCGTCGGTCGTCACCGACGCCCTCGATCCGGAGCGGCTCGCCCGGTTCTGGTCGGCCGCGCTGGGCTGGCCGATCGGCGTCCGCGAGGAGTCGATCGTGGGTCTGCGGCCGCCGGACGGCCGCGGCCCGTGGATCGAGTTCCTCGCCACGGACGAGGAGAAACGGCACCGGAACCGGCTGCGGTTCGAGATCGCGCCACGGCGAAGCGGCAGCCGGGTGGCCGAGGTCCGGCGCCTGCGGGAGCTCGGCGCGACAGGGCTGGGTTCGACAAAGCAAGGTTCGACAAAGCAGGGTTCGACAAAGCAGGGTGGTGAGGCCATGGCAGACCCGGAGGGCAACGAATTCAGCGTGCTCACGCGGCGCTGA
- a CDS encoding GNAT family N-acetyltransferase yields METYRVLPAQVHPGEETAAASAWRVRIRVDDRPGTLARIAIRLADLECNILGLSVLPVPGGVLDEIVLRPATGLPRQLLVDAIRDEGCECSAVIDADLAELVDPATATLAAAKRAVEEPGGLAEVLRGVLAADVVTKVPSIEANPARTEGGHRAVFPAGDGGTAFVARRRWSPFVELELSRAVALTGLMSAVRDNVTGPIVLDRPDGAAIVLRKGVPGDAEAVSALHQRCSMTTLFHRYHTGMRAVPRRWLHRLLMPPRGSSLLAVCGRDVIGLGQLIPSANGGAAEVSLLVEDSWQRQGIGTALLSRLAVLAEAGGERELAAVCLPGDDSLYRTAARIGLRPERTPGDSGTLRFRLPGPRV; encoded by the coding sequence ATGGAGACCTATCGAGTCCTTCCCGCCCAGGTTCACCCCGGTGAAGAGACGGCGGCCGCGTCGGCCTGGCGGGTCCGGATCCGCGTGGACGACCGGCCCGGCACCTTGGCCAGGATCGCCATCCGGCTGGCCGACCTCGAGTGCAACATCCTCGGGCTGTCGGTGCTCCCGGTCCCCGGCGGCGTACTCGACGAGATCGTCCTGCGGCCGGCCACCGGACTGCCCCGGCAACTGCTCGTCGACGCGATCCGTGACGAGGGGTGCGAATGCTCCGCCGTCATCGACGCGGATCTGGCCGAATTGGTCGATCCGGCCACCGCGACGCTCGCCGCGGCCAAGAGGGCCGTCGAGGAGCCCGGTGGCCTCGCGGAGGTGCTCCGCGGTGTCCTCGCGGCCGACGTCGTCACCAAGGTCCCGTCGATCGAGGCGAACCCGGCCCGCACGGAGGGCGGGCACCGGGCGGTGTTCCCGGCGGGGGACGGCGGCACCGCGTTCGTCGCGCGCCGCCGGTGGTCACCGTTCGTCGAATTGGAACTGAGCCGAGCCGTCGCGCTGACCGGGCTGATGTCCGCCGTCCGCGACAACGTGACAGGGCCGATCGTGCTCGACCGGCCCGATGGCGCCGCGATCGTCCTGCGGAAGGGTGTCCCCGGCGACGCGGAGGCGGTGTCCGCGCTGCACCAGAGATGCTCGATGACCACGCTCTTCCACCGCTATCACACGGGAATGCGCGCCGTGCCGCGTCGCTGGCTGCACCGGCTCCTGATGCCGCCGCGGGGGAGCAGCCTGCTCGCGGTCTGCGGTCGTGACGTGATCGGTCTCGGCCAGTTGATCCCGTCGGCCAACGGCGGCGCGGCCGAAGTCTCACTTCTGGTCGAGGATTCCTGGCAGCGCCAAGGCATCGGCACGGCCTTGCTGAGCAGGCTCGCCGTCCTCGCCGAGGCCGGGGGAGAACGCGAACTCGCCGCCGTCTGCCTGCCCGGCGACGATTCCCTCTACCGCACCGCCGCCCGGATCGGTCTCCGCCCCGAACGCACCCCCGGCGACTCCGGCACCCTGCGCTTCCGCCTCCCCGGCCCCCGCGTCTAG
- the def gene encoding peptide deformylase has protein sequence MVMRDLRYFGDPVLKTVCDPVTTFDKKIESLVTDLMDGVKPAGRAGLAAPQIGVGLRVFSYDVGGLTGYVINPEIAELSEETHEIGEGCLSVPELWFPVVRAKRAVVRGVDLRNEPVEVEGVDVLAQCLQHETDHLDGKLYLDRLTIERKKRALGEARGKDWFWKR, from the coding sequence ATGGTGATGCGCGACCTGCGCTACTTCGGGGATCCCGTGCTCAAGACCGTATGCGATCCGGTCACGACATTCGACAAGAAGATCGAGTCGTTGGTGACCGATCTCATGGACGGGGTGAAACCGGCGGGGCGCGCTGGTCTCGCGGCACCGCAGATCGGGGTCGGTCTGCGGGTGTTCAGCTACGACGTCGGCGGGCTGACCGGATACGTGATCAACCCGGAGATCGCCGAGCTCTCCGAGGAGACGCACGAGATCGGCGAGGGCTGCCTTTCCGTGCCGGAACTGTGGTTCCCGGTGGTCCGCGCGAAGCGGGCCGTCGTACGGGGTGTCGACCTGCGCAACGAACCTGTCGAGGTCGAAGGCGTCGATGTGCTCGCGCAGTGCCTGCAGCACGAGACCGACCATCTCGACGGCAAGCTGTACCTGGACAGGCTCACCATCGAGCGCAAGAAGCGGGCGCTGGGCGAGGCCCGCGGCAAAGACTGGTTCTGGAAGCGCTGA
- a CDS encoding ATP-dependent helicase — protein sequence MEGVADVLDLFSPATRDWFTGAFAAPTRAQEGAWRAAHAREHALVVAPTGSGKTLSAFLWALDRLSVEPPPSEPRKRCRVLYVSPLKALAVDVQRNLRAPLAGISQASRRLGLPVPDIGVGMRTGDTTAAERRSFGKTPPDVLVTTPESLFLILTSSARDSLRGVETVIIDEVHAVAGGKRGAHLALSLERLDALLERPAQRIGLSATVRPVDEVASFLAGGRPVTVVQPKLAKTIEVRVEVPVEDMSNLDSPQGPKQNEDLDAGLARLPGALEEIDGTPRRPSIWPAVEERVLELIQAHRSTIVFANSRRLTERMTARLNELVAEQAELEPDQRYPAEAIGQSGLTTGAAPVIARAHHGSMSREQRTHVEEELKTGRLACVVATSSLELGIDMGAVDLVVQIEAPPTVASGLQRVGRAGHQVGAVSSGVMFPKFRGDLVSCAVVAERMASGAIEAVRYPRNPLDVLAQQVVAMVALESWTVDEVAALARRAAPFASLPDDALLAVLDMLAGRYPSEEFGELRARITWDRVSGELHGRPGSQRLAVTSGGTIPDRGLFTVMTPGGDDKPGSRVGELDEEMVYESRVGDTILLGTSSWRVTDITHDRVIVVPAPGEPARMPFWKGDAPGRPLELGRALGAFVRELSTSEPSAARQRAAVAGLDEYACDNLLAYLEEQKSATRHVPNDKTVLLERFRDELGDWRVILHSPFGAQVNAPWALAIAARLRENRGVDAQVAHSDDGIVLRLPEALDSEGSEITIGVEDVLLDPEEVEQLIVAEVGGSAVFAARFRECAARSLLLPRRDPRRRTPLWQQRQRASQLLSVAAKYERFPVVLEAMREVLQDVYDVGGLRELMSDVRSRKVKLVEVETPSASPFARSLLFGYVGMFLYETDAPLAERRAAALALDSTLLAELLGTEAIRELLDAEVVAEVERSLQRLDPDRHARNAEEAADLLRFLGDLSIEEAAARGIQRGWLEELEAARRVIRVRIGGGERFIAIEDAGRVRDALGTALPVGVPEAFTEPVEDPVGDLLSRYSRSRGPFSARQAAERFGLGTAVVTGVLDRLTAQGRLVRGELSPVGHPETHGVGMEFCDASVLRRLRRASLARLRAEVEPVEPAALGRFLPSWHGIGARVRSAPTADDVLSVVEQLAGAPLPASAVESLILPSRLPGYTPSLLDELTTAGEVTWCGCGSLSGGDGWLALAPTDVADLLLPDLDDDLPSGPLHAAILSTLEGGAQFFRQLVDRASPLVETPPNDGEVVAALWDLVWAGMVTGDTLGPLRARVSGSGAAHKPRRQAPRGRYARLRAGRPAMPSRTGPPTVAGRWALTPDREPDPTRRAHARTEAFLERHGVLTRGALDTERVTGGFSGIYKVLRGMEDSGQVVRGYVVEGLGAAQFAAKGAVDRLRAQSGNQRTTQEGAVVLAAADPAQPYGAALPWPAATGDTKHRPARKAGALAVLVDGVPAMYVERGGRSLLSFTEDQETLRSAARALSTAVREGWLGQLAVQKADGEVALTSELSTVLQEAGFRATPKGLRLRA from the coding sequence ATGGAGGGCGTGGCAGACGTACTCGACCTCTTTTCCCCCGCGACCAGGGACTGGTTCACCGGGGCCTTCGCCGCGCCCACCCGCGCGCAGGAGGGGGCGTGGCGGGCCGCGCACGCGAGGGAACACGCCCTGGTCGTGGCCCCGACGGGCTCCGGTAAGACACTGTCGGCCTTCCTCTGGGCGCTGGACAGGCTGTCGGTCGAGCCGCCGCCGTCCGAGCCGCGGAAACGCTGCCGCGTCCTCTACGTCTCGCCGCTGAAGGCGCTGGCCGTCGACGTCCAGCGCAACCTGCGGGCACCCCTGGCCGGTATCTCGCAGGCGTCGCGGCGGCTGGGGCTGCCGGTGCCGGACATCGGCGTCGGCATGCGCACCGGCGACACCACCGCGGCCGAGCGGCGCTCGTTCGGCAAAACGCCGCCGGACGTGCTGGTCACCACGCCGGAGTCGCTGTTCCTCATCCTCACCTCGTCCGCGCGGGATTCGCTGCGCGGGGTGGAGACGGTGATCATCGACGAGGTGCACGCTGTCGCGGGCGGCAAACGCGGCGCGCATCTGGCTCTTTCACTCGAACGGCTGGACGCGCTCTTGGAGCGGCCCGCCCAGCGGATCGGGCTGTCGGCGACGGTCCGGCCGGTCGACGAGGTCGCCTCGTTCCTGGCGGGCGGCAGGCCGGTCACCGTCGTCCAGCCGAAGCTCGCGAAGACGATCGAGGTTCGCGTCGAGGTCCCTGTCGAAGACATGTCCAATCTCGACAGTCCTCAAGGGCCGAAGCAGAACGAAGACCTCGATGCCGGTCTCGCACGGCTCCCCGGCGCGCTGGAGGAGATCGACGGCACCCCGCGGCGGCCGTCGATCTGGCCCGCGGTGGAGGAGCGGGTCCTCGAGCTGATCCAGGCGCACCGGTCGACGATCGTGTTCGCCAACTCACGACGGCTCACCGAGCGGATGACGGCCCGGCTCAACGAGCTCGTCGCGGAGCAGGCCGAGCTGGAGCCGGATCAGCGGTATCCGGCCGAGGCGATCGGCCAGTCCGGGCTCACCACGGGCGCGGCGCCGGTGATCGCGCGGGCGCACCACGGTTCGATGTCGCGCGAGCAGCGCACCCACGTCGAGGAGGAACTCAAGACGGGCCGCCTCGCCTGCGTCGTGGCGACGTCTTCCTTGGAGCTGGGCATCGACATGGGCGCGGTCGATCTCGTCGTGCAGATCGAGGCGCCGCCGACGGTCGCTTCGGGACTGCAGCGGGTCGGCCGCGCCGGGCACCAGGTCGGCGCGGTGTCGAGCGGGGTGATGTTCCCGAAGTTCCGGGGCGACCTCGTCTCCTGCGCGGTGGTCGCGGAACGGATGGCGTCCGGCGCGATCGAGGCGGTGCGCTACCCGCGAAATCCGCTGGACGTGCTCGCACAGCAGGTCGTGGCGATGGTGGCGCTCGAATCGTGGACGGTCGACGAAGTGGCCGCCCTCGCCCGCCGCGCGGCGCCGTTCGCGTCCTTGCCGGACGACGCGCTGCTGGCCGTGCTCGACATGCTCGCCGGCCGGTACCCCAGCGAGGAGTTCGGCGAGCTGCGTGCCCGGATCACCTGGGACAGGGTCAGCGGAGAACTGCACGGCCGTCCGGGTTCGCAACGGCTGGCGGTGACCTCCGGCGGCACGATCCCCGACCGCGGCCTGTTCACCGTGATGACGCCGGGCGGGGACGACAAACCGGGGTCGCGGGTGGGCGAACTCGACGAGGAGATGGTCTACGAGTCCCGCGTCGGGGACACGATCCTGCTCGGCACCTCCTCCTGGCGGGTCACCGACATCACCCACGACCGCGTGATCGTGGTACCCGCGCCGGGTGAGCCCGCGCGGATGCCGTTCTGGAAGGGCGACGCCCCCGGCCGTCCGCTGGAACTGGGGCGGGCGCTGGGCGCGTTCGTCCGCGAACTGTCCACTTCGGAACCGTCGGCGGCCAGGCAGCGTGCGGCCGTCGCCGGTCTGGACGAGTACGCGTGCGACAACCTGCTGGCGTATCTGGAGGAGCAGAAGTCCGCCACGCGGCATGTCCCGAACGACAAAACCGTGCTGCTGGAACGCTTCCGCGACGAACTCGGCGACTGGCGGGTCATCCTGCACTCCCCGTTCGGCGCGCAGGTCAACGCGCCGTGGGCGCTCGCGATCGCGGCCAGGTTGCGGGAGAACCGCGGGGTCGACGCGCAGGTGGCGCATTCCGACGACGGCATCGTGCTGCGGCTGCCGGAGGCTTTGGACTCCGAGGGCTCGGAGATCACCATCGGCGTCGAGGACGTGCTGCTCGATCCGGAAGAGGTCGAGCAGCTGATCGTCGCCGAGGTCGGCGGCTCGGCGGTGTTCGCCGCCCGGTTCCGGGAGTGCGCGGCGCGGTCGCTGCTGCTCCCCCGCCGGGATCCGCGCCGCCGGACACCGCTGTGGCAGCAGCGGCAGCGCGCGTCTCAGCTGCTTTCGGTCGCGGCCAAGTACGAGCGGTTCCCCGTCGTGCTGGAGGCGATGCGGGAAGTCCTGCAGGACGTGTACGACGTCGGCGGGCTGCGGGAACTGATGTCCGACGTCCGCTCGCGGAAGGTCAAGCTGGTCGAGGTCGAGACGCCGTCGGCGTCCCCGTTCGCGCGCAGCCTGCTCTTCGGGTACGTCGGGATGTTCCTGTACGAGACCGACGCCCCGCTCGCGGAACGGCGGGCGGCGGCGCTGGCGCTGGATTCGACGCTGCTGGCCGAGCTGCTCGGCACCGAAGCGATCCGGGAGCTGCTGGACGCCGAGGTCGTCGCCGAGGTCGAGCGGTCACTGCAGCGGCTCGATCCCGACAGGCACGCCCGCAACGCCGAGGAAGCCGCGGATCTGTTGCGGTTCCTCGGAGATCTCTCGATCGAGGAGGCCGCCGCACGCGGCATCCAGCGCGGATGGCTGGAGGAACTCGAAGCCGCGCGGCGGGTGATCCGCGTCCGCATCGGCGGCGGTGAGCGCTTCATCGCCATCGAGGACGCGGGCCGGGTGCGGGACGCGCTGGGCACCGCGTTGCCGGTCGGTGTGCCGGAGGCGTTCACCGAACCGGTCGAGGATCCCGTCGGCGATCTGCTTTCGCGCTACTCACGCAGCCGCGGGCCGTTCAGCGCCCGGCAGGCCGCCGAACGCTTCGGGCTGGGAACGGCCGTGGTCACCGGCGTGCTGGACAGGCTGACGGCGCAGGGCAGGCTGGTCCGGGGTGAACTGAGCCCGGTCGGGCATCCGGAGACCCATGGCGTCGGCATGGAGTTCTGTGACGCTTCAGTGCTGCGCAGGCTCCGGCGGGCGTCGCTGGCGCGGCTGCGGGCCGAGGTCGAGCCCGTCGAACCGGCGGCGTTGGGCCGGTTCCTGCCGTCGTGGCACGGCATCGGCGCGCGAGTGCGTTCGGCGCCGACGGCGGACGACGTGCTGTCCGTGGTCGAGCAACTGGCCGGTGCCCCGCTCCCGGCGAGCGCGGTCGAGTCGCTGATCCTGCCGAGCAGGCTGCCCGGCTACACGCCGTCGTTGCTGGACGAACTCACCACGGCGGGCGAGGTCACCTGGTGCGGCTGCGGTTCCCTGTCCGGCGGGGACGGCTGGCTGGCGCTCGCGCCCACGGACGTCGCCGATCTGCTGCTGCCCGATCTCGACGACGATCTGCCCTCCGGTCCGCTCCACGCGGCAATACTGTCCACTTTGGAGGGTGGAGCGCAGTTCTTCCGCCAGCTCGTGGACCGGGCGTCACCGTTGGTCGAAACCCCGCCGAACGACGGCGAAGTCGTCGCCGCGCTGTGGGATCTGGTGTGGGCCGGGATGGTCACCGGTGACACGCTGGGTCCGCTGCGGGCGCGGGTCTCCGGTTCCGGTGCGGCGCACAAACCTCGACGCCAGGCACCGCGAGGCCGCTACGCGCGGCTTCGGGCCGGGCGGCCGGCGATGCCGTCGCGCACCGGGCCGCCGACGGTGGCGGGCCGCTGGGCGCTGACCCCGGATCGCGAACCGGATCCGACCAGGCGTGCCCACGCGCGGACGGAGGCGTTCCTGGAACGGCACGGCGTCCTCACCAGGGGCGCTCTCGACACCGAACGCGTGACGGGCGGTTTTTCCGGGATCTACAAGGTTTTGCGCGGGATGGAGGACTCCGGTCAGGTCGTCCGGGGGTACGTGGTCGAGGGGCTCGGCGCCGCGCAGTTCGCGGCGAAGGGCGCCGTCGACAGGCTGCGCGCGCAGTCCGGGAACCAGCGCACCACCCAGGAAGGCGCTGTCGTGCTCGCCGCAGCCGACCCGGCCCAGCCCTACGGCGCCGCGTTGCCGTGGCCCGCCGCGACGGGCGACACGAAACACCGTCCGGCAAGGAAAGCGGGTGCCTTGGCGGTGCTCGTGGACGGTGTCCCGGCGATGTACGTCGAACGCGGCGGCCGGTCGCTGCTGAGCTTCACCGAGGATCAGGAGACCTTGCGTTCGGCCGCGCGGGCACTGTCCACGGCGGTACGGGAAGGCTGGCTGGGTCAGCTCGCGGTGCAGAAGGCCGACGGCGAGGTGGCGCTCACCTCCGAGCTTTCGACCGTCCTCCAGGAGGCGGGATTCCGGGCGACTCCCAAGGGGTTGCGCCTGCGGGCCTAG
- a CDS encoding Hsp70 family protein: MRILSVDLGTSNTVAVLSAHGRPPRVVEVDGSANMPSAVFATEDGTIMVGRDAERRARLDPTRFEPNPKRRIDEQTLLLGTDVIPVTEVLAAILRRVLDETTRQLGGELPDEVRLTHPAQWGQTRRNVLLSAARLAGMGGNLVLVPEPVAAAAHFASFPGKTLAPGQALAVYDLGAGTFDVAIVGATPNGGFTVVAEDGLPDLGGLDVDQALLVHVGREVSHKDPQRWQRVLRPESTPDRRTRRALQEDVKAAKEALSRHPQTEVPMPEPFEDVLVTRGELEALVRPSMLRSVELMARVVRSAGMTPDRLAGIYLVGGSSRLPLVGSLIAEKLGVVPGSLDQPETAVALGAQHVASDGISTRTQGVEGQVAAGTGAHPGVSGPYAPPQQVASIPGYSGGPGQSGGFPQSGYPNSGPQQVQQPAPTNFPTYSLAGQTAGDKAPASKKKPLVIGAIVAVVVLIAAGLVYFLTASSVTTYTAEECKTPSAADDKGLTGCLRQLAGKIADTGDCKPGMGNGPAKPAEDLGVTSTCSAPGRAGTQVTYLQSDSAEKLKAYTDGLLKSAGGDRTEAKWVGNALEGQYSSAAGKNAAVLVFTVTGRPLVGFIYQVPAEGQNPTPGELADYFEKSVQPGE, from the coding sequence GTGCGGATCCTGTCGGTGGACCTCGGGACGTCCAACACCGTGGCCGTGCTTTCGGCGCACGGGAGGCCGCCGCGGGTGGTCGAGGTCGACGGTTCGGCCAACATGCCGTCCGCGGTGTTCGCCACCGAGGACGGCACGATCATGGTCGGCCGCGACGCCGAACGCCGTGCCCGCCTCGACCCGACCCGCTTCGAGCCCAACCCCAAGCGCCGCATCGACGAGCAGACGCTCCTGCTGGGCACCGACGTCATCCCGGTCACCGAGGTGCTGGCCGCGATCCTGCGCCGCGTCCTCGACGAGACCACCCGCCAGCTCGGCGGCGAACTGCCCGACGAGGTCCGCCTCACCCACCCCGCGCAGTGGGGCCAGACCCGCCGCAACGTGCTGCTGTCCGCCGCCCGGCTCGCCGGGATGGGCGGCAACCTGGTGCTCGTCCCCGAGCCGGTCGCCGCGGCGGCGCATTTCGCGTCGTTCCCCGGCAAAACGCTCGCGCCCGGGCAGGCGCTCGCCGTGTACGACCTCGGTGCCGGCACCTTCGACGTCGCCATCGTCGGCGCGACCCCGAACGGCGGCTTCACCGTCGTCGCCGAAGACGGCCTTCCCGACCTCGGCGGCCTCGACGTCGACCAGGCGCTCCTGGTGCACGTCGGCCGTGAGGTCTCGCACAAGGATCCTCAGCGCTGGCAGCGGGTTCTGCGGCCCGAGTCCACTCCGGACCGTCGTACGCGCCGCGCGCTGCAAGAGGACGTGAAGGCGGCGAAGGAGGCCCTCTCACGACACCCGCAGACAGAGGTCCCGATGCCGGAGCCGTTCGAGGACGTCCTCGTCACACGAGGCGAACTCGAGGCGCTGGTGCGGCCGTCGATGCTGCGCAGTGTCGAGCTGATGGCGCGGGTGGTCCGCTCGGCGGGGATGACCCCGGACCGGCTCGCCGGTATCTACCTCGTCGGCGGTTCGAGCAGGCTTCCGCTGGTCGGCAGCCTGATCGCGGAGAAGCTCGGCGTCGTCCCCGGCAGCCTCGACCAGCCCGAGACCGCGGTCGCGCTCGGTGCGCAGCACGTCGCCTCCGACGGCATCAGCACGCGTACGCAGGGCGTCGAAGGCCAGGTCGCGGCGGGAACCGGCGCACACCCCGGCGTTTCGGGCCCGTACGCGCCGCCCCAGCAGGTCGCGTCGATCCCCGGTTACTCGGGCGGCCCCGGCCAGTCCGGTGGTTTCCCGCAGTCGGGCTACCCGAACAGCGGCCCGCAGCAGGTGCAGCAGCCCGCGCCGACGAACTTCCCGACGTACTCCTTGGCCGGGCAGACCGCCGGTGACAAGGCGCCCGCGAGCAAGAAGAAGCCGCTCGTCATCGGCGCCATCGTGGCCGTCGTCGTGCTGATCGCCGCCGGTCTCGTGTACTTCCTGACGGCCTCGTCGGTGACGACCTACACGGCCGAGGAGTGCAAGACGCCCTCCGCGGCCGACGACAAGGGCCTCACCGGCTGCCTGCGCCAGCTCGCCGGGAAGATCGCCGACACCGGCGACTGCAAACCCGGGATGGGCAACGGGCCCGCGAAACCCGCGGAGGACCTCGGCGTGACGTCGACCTGCTCCGCGCCGGGCCGCGCCGGAACCCAGGTGACCTACCTGCAGAGCGACTCCGCGGAGAAGCTCAAGGCCTACACCGACGGACTGCTCAAGTCGGCGGGCGGGGACCGTACCGAGGCCAAATGGGTCGGCAACGCCCTGGAAGGCCAGTACTCCTCGGCCGCGGGGAAGAACGCGGCGGTGCTGGTGTTCACCGTGACCGGCCGCCCGCTGGTCGGCTTCATCTACCAGGTCCCGGCCGAAGGGCAGAACCCGACGCCGGGCGAACTGGCCGATTACTTCGAGAAGAGCGTTCAGCCGGGCGAGTAG
- a CDS encoding DUF3046 domain-containing protein: MRITVFRRLMADEFGPGRAETLSRDHVFGELGGRTVEQALDSGTSAKDVWRAVCDAFEVPPERR; encoded by the coding sequence ATGCGTATCACGGTCTTCCGGCGGCTGATGGCCGACGAATTCGGTCCCGGACGTGCGGAAACCCTCTCCAGGGATCACGTCTTCGGTGAACTCGGGGGCCGGACCGTCGAACAGGCTCTCGACTCGGGAACCTCCGCCAAGGACGTCTGGCGGGCGGTCTGCGACGCCTTCGAAGTCCCGCCGGAGCGGCGCTGA
- the recA gene encoding recombinase RecA, translating to MAPAAPDKDKALELALAQIDKQYGKGSVMRLGEEGRVPIEVIQTGAIALDVALGIGGLPRGRVIEVYGPESSGKTTVALHAVANAQRNGGIAAFIDAEHALDPDYAKKLGVDTDALLVSQPDTGEQALEIADMLIRSGALDILVIDSVAALVPRAEIEGEMGDSHVGLQARLMSQALRKMTGAMSNSGTTAIFINQLREKIGVMFGSPETTTGGKALKFYASVRLDVRRIETLKDGGEPVGNRTRVKVVKNKVAPPFKQAEFDILYGKGISREGSLIDMGVDQGILRKSGAWYTYEGDQLGQGKENARKFLLENPDIANEVEKRIKEKLGIGAVVDAEAAPAPVDF from the coding sequence ATGGCACCAGCAGCACCCGACAAGGACAAGGCGCTCGAACTGGCCCTCGCCCAGATCGACAAGCAGTACGGCAAGGGCTCGGTCATGCGCCTCGGCGAAGAGGGCCGCGTGCCGATCGAGGTCATCCAGACCGGTGCCATCGCCCTCGACGTCGCGCTCGGGATCGGCGGCCTGCCCCGCGGCCGGGTCATCGAGGTCTACGGTCCGGAGTCCTCCGGTAAGACCACCGTGGCGCTGCACGCGGTCGCCAACGCGCAGAGGAACGGCGGCATCGCCGCGTTCATCGACGCGGAGCACGCGCTGGACCCGGATTACGCCAAGAAGCTCGGCGTCGACACCGACGCGCTGCTGGTCTCCCAGCCGGACACCGGTGAGCAGGCGCTCGAGATCGCGGACATGCTGATCCGCTCCGGCGCGCTCGACATCCTGGTCATCGACTCGGTCGCCGCGCTCGTGCCGCGCGCCGAGATCGAGGGCGAGATGGGCGACAGCCACGTCGGTCTCCAGGCCCGGCTGATGAGCCAGGCGCTGCGGAAGATGACCGGTGCGATGAGCAACTCCGGCACCACCGCGATCTTCATCAACCAGCTGCGCGAGAAGATCGGCGTCATGTTCGGCTCCCCGGAGACCACCACCGGTGGTAAGGCGCTGAAGTTCTACGCGTCGGTCCGCCTGGACGTCCGCCGGATCGAGACGCTGAAGGACGGCGGCGAGCCCGTCGGTAACCGCACCCGCGTCAAGGTCGTGAAGAACAAGGTCGCGCCGCCCTTCAAGCAGGCCGAGTTCGACATCCTGTACGGCAAGGGAATCTCGCGCGAGGGTTCGCTGATCGACATGGGTGTCGACCAGGGCATCCTGCGCAAGTCCGGCGCCTGGTACACCTACGAGGGCGACCAGCTGGGCCAGGGCAAGGAGAACGCGCGCAAGTTCCTGCTCGAGAACCCGGACATCGCCAACGAGGTCGAGAAGCGCATCAAGGAGAAGCTCGGTATCGGCGCCGTCGTCGACGCCGAAGCCGCCCCCGCGCCGGTCGACTTCTGA
- a CDS encoding RecX family transcriptional regulator yields MDPAELPPDERRKKAKEICFDLLAARPRSTDELRQALKRKGFDEETTETLLGKLDQAGLINDAEFAEMWVRSRHANMGLSRNALVTELKRKGIDGDIAVQAADEVDREAEEQRARELVRKRMRSLGNVDEQTAIRRLLGVLARKGYPQGLAYTVIRDELREFGAEAAVLDDAALD; encoded by the coding sequence GTGGATCCGGCGGAGCTGCCGCCGGACGAGCGGAGGAAGAAGGCCAAGGAGATCTGCTTCGACCTCCTGGCCGCGCGCCCGCGTTCCACGGACGAACTTCGTCAGGCACTGAAGCGCAAGGGCTTCGACGAGGAGACGACGGAGACCCTGCTCGGTAAGCTGGACCAGGCAGGGCTCATCAACGACGCCGAGTTCGCCGAAATGTGGGTTCGTTCCCGGCATGCCAACATGGGCCTGTCGCGGAACGCCCTCGTGACCGAACTCAAACGCAAAGGAATCGATGGGGATATCGCCGTCCAGGCCGCCGACGAGGTGGACCGAGAGGCAGAGGAGCAGCGCGCCCGAGAGCTGGTACGGAAGCGCATGCGCTCCTTGGGCAACGTCGACGAGCAGACGGCGATCCGCCGCCTGCTGGGCGTCCTCGCCCGCAAGGGCTATCCCCAGGGGCTGGCCTACACCGTGATCCGCGACGAACTCCGCGAGTTCGGCGCCGAAGCAGCGGTCCTGGACGACGCCGCTCTCGACTGA